The following proteins come from a genomic window of Triticum aestivum cultivar Chinese Spring chromosome 6A, IWGSC CS RefSeq v2.1, whole genome shotgun sequence:
- the LOC123130945 gene encoding chromatin modification-related protein eaf-1, whose product MAGEGDGAEEKTIVVGAGEQEGQIVVAGAAYEEEEVDGGGGAAADEESGGGDGQFIIPPPGFRFRPSDDELIRYYLLPKLQGRGHAPNRAIIEHNVYQCHPDELTGKYRGRGEGKSFYFLSPRVRRYDNGDRPRRDTDDGRGRWKVSTGKKDMGEEKKVAGDGTTRYCMSVLNYFESPRGGGRKSEWLMRELTVPAYEIKLPKDGGPGGKTLDRYVMCKIYLKDDKGDDDEEAGPSSASPLLLHGPVEGDEGATSAELPKLSKKMAGKRPAQDQQPRNAAATARKRAHHSSKCMQIEPPAPSPQGNGMQAPFSTPGCSYYGGSGQPMLMGCHAGTPMPRPMLAYNNGQVQVPRQQVAYNGQVPVMARQPAAYNGPVPVMARQPAAYNGPVPVRQQQVAFNGQVRPPPCRPAGCRNVYGQNPTMMTRPSCPAPVGQAVNPQVQKQPETDEMREKRVLQQNLQEHLRMQSQQQLMGFTQQQQQQQLAMASTHQQRQAMAFMMRQQQQWRMSFMMHQQQQQYHQQQQQQQQYLGGANADYYHHEGAMVLPTASSSPGEAALVTADGSPVSTVVSVEGNEEGNNGDCSSHGRGESAGGVTAPASAPAEGDGPQHA is encoded by the exons ATGGCaggggaaggggacggcgcggaggagAAGACGATCGTCGTCGGAGCGGGAGAGCAGGAGGGGCAGATCGTCGTCGCCGGAGCAGcgtacgaggaggaggaggtggacggcggaggaggagccgcagcagacgaggagagcggcgggggcgacggccagTTCATCATTCCGCCGCCGGGGTTCCGGTTCAGGCCGAGCGACGACGAGCTCATCAGGTACTACCTGCTCCCCAAGCTGCAGGGCCGGGGCCACGCGCCCAACAGGGCCATCATCGAGCACAACGTGTACCAGTGCCACCCGGACGAGCTCACCG GGAAGTACAGGGGCCGGGGCGAGGGCAAGAGCTTCTACTTCCTGTCGCCGAGGGTGCGCCGGTACGACAACGGGGACCGGCCGCGGCGGGACACGGACGACGGCCGCGGCCGGTGGAAGGTGTCGACGGGCAAGAAGGACATGGGGGAGGAGAAGAAGGTGGCCGGCGACGGCACGACCCGCTACTGCATGAGCGTGCTCAACTACTTCGAGAGCCCCAGAGGCGGCGGGCGCAAGTCCGAGTGGCTCATGAGAGAGCTCACCGTCCCGGCGTACGAGATCAAGCTCCCCAAGGACGGCGGCCCTGGAGGCAAGACG TTGGATAGGTACGTGATGTGCAAGATTTACCTCAAAGACGACAaaggtgacgacgacgaggaggcagggccCAGCAGCGCCTCGCCGCTGCTCCTGCACGGGCCGGTGGAGGGCGACGAAGGGGCGACGTCGGCGGAGCTTCCTAAGCTTTCGAAGAAAATGGCGGGCAAGAGGCCCGCGCAGGACCAGCAGCCGCGGAACGCCGCGGCCACCGCGAGGAAGCGGGCTCACCACTCCTCAAAATGCATGCAAATCGAGCCACCAGCACCATCGCCACAGGGCAACGGCATGCAGGCTCCGTTCAGCACGCCGGGATGCTCATACTACGGTGGATCAGGGCAGCCCATGCTCATGGGGTGTCACGCTGGCACACCGATGCCGCGGCCAATGCTGGCATACAACAACGGCCAGGTGCAGGTGCCGCGGCAGCAGGTGGCGTACAACGGCCAGGTGCCCGTGATGGCGCGACAACCGGCGGCGTACAATGGTCCGGTGCCGGTGATGGCGCGACAGCCGGCGGCGTACAACGGGCCGGTGCCGGTGAGGCAGCAGCAGGTGGCGTTCAACGGCCAGGTGCGGCCGCCGCCGTGCCGGCCCGCAGGTTGCCGCAACGTCTATGGTCAGAATCCGACAATGATGACGCGGCCTTCGTGCCCGGCCCCGGTCGGCCAAGCGGTGAACCCGCAGGTGCAGAAGCAGCCGGAGACGGATGAGATGCGCGAGAAGCGGGTGCTTCAACAGAACCTGCAGGAACACCTCCGGATGCAGTCGCAACAACAGCTGATGGGGTtcacgcagcagcagcagcagcagcaacttgcGATGGCGTCCACGCACCAGCAGCGGCAGGCGATGGCGTTCATGATGCGCCAGCAGCAGCAATGGAGGATGTCGTTCATGatgcaccagcagcagcagcagtaccatcagcagcagcagcagcagcaacagtactTGGGCGGCGCCAACGCCGATTACTATCACCACGAAGGGGCCATGGTCCTCCCGACGGCGAGCAGTTCTCCAGGAGAGGCGGCGCTGGTAACAGCAGACGGTTCGCCGGTCAGCACGGTGGTGTCTGTGGAGGGAAACGAGGAGGGTAACAACGGGGATTGCAGCAGCCATGGTCGGGGGGAGTCTGCGGGCGGGGTGACGGCACCGGCATCGGCACCGGCAGAGGGTGATGGCCCCCAGCATGCATAA